GTCGGGGAGAAATCGGTCGCGCACCTCGACGCTTGCTGCCATCGGTCCGGCGAGCGGGAGATACCGGCCGCCGGCACGGAGCCACTGCTTGCCCCCCTCAACGACGAGTTCGCCCCCCTCGACGCGGGGGTGGAGTTCGCTCACGATGTGGCCATCGCGTCCGAGGAAGTCGAACAGGCGGTCGCGCGACTCGTCGTAGACGGTCAGGGAGTCGAACCGCCGACGCTTCGAGTCGAAGGTGAACGCGCGCTGGGTGATGAGCGCCTCCCGACCCGCCACCTCGACACCGGCCGTCGTCACGGTGAACGGAATCGCCGCGCCCTGTTCCGGAAACAGCAGATTCCAGCGGGGCATCACGTACAGTCCG
This portion of the Halosegnis longus genome encodes:
- a CDS encoding DUF4166 domain-containing protein — encoded protein: MGVYAAKLGDETDRLHERVRDRYALDSTDDRVCVGRGEMDITRGTLVLPGLYVMPRWNLLFPEQGAAIPFTVTTAGVEVAGREALITQRAFTFDSKRRRFDSLTVYDESRDRLFDFLGRDGHIVSELHPRVEGGELVVEGGKQWLRAGGRYLPLAGPMAASVEVRDRFLPDEDRFRVRAEVSNPLAGEILGYTGRFTQTTDASTETVEPCARPTTLPP